From Medicago truncatula cultivar Jemalong A17 chromosome 7, MtrunA17r5.0-ANR, whole genome shotgun sequence, a single genomic window includes:
- the LOC25490377 gene encoding heavy metal-associated isoprenylated plant protein 39, giving the protein MKKVLLKVDFYNDRIKQKVMKTASSLPGFESLSIDSKEKKLTVSGDIDPVKVVCKLRKLCQTEIVSIGPLKDEKKDSTNTNEVIPLQHFGTYPFYYQMTPPQYFQNYYYV; this is encoded by the exons ATGAAG AAAGTGTTGTTGAAAGTGGACTTTTATAATGATAGAATCAAGCAAAAAGTTATGAAGACAGCATCTAGCCTTCcag GGTTTGAATCATTATCAATAGACTCGAAAGAGAAGAAATTGACAGTATCTGGGGATATTGATCCAGTAAAGGTAGTGTGCAAGCTAAGAAAGTTGTGTCAAACTGAAATAGTATCGATTGGACCTCTAAAAGATGAGAAGAAGGATTCAACAAATACAAATGAAGTTATTCCACTTCAACACTTTGGAACCTATCCATTTTATTATCAGATGACCCCACcacaatattttcaaaattactaCTACGTTTGA
- the LOC120577032 gene encoding uncharacterized protein: MISSTTIGMSPTSSEEAQMGFSGDAFLKTRKDWSSKLDDALWAYRTAYKTPIGMTPFKLVYGKSCHLPVELEHKAYWAIRNLNLDPNLAGEKRKLRLNELEELRIDAYENACIYKERTKNWHDKKIIKKHFKSGDLVLLFNSRLKLFPGKLRSQWSGPFQVRTVYPYGAIEIFSEETGSFTVNGQRLKIYNTGEVNEVVADFTLSDPP; this comes from the exons atgatctcaagCACTACTATTGGGATGAGCCCTACCTCTTCAGAAGAGGCTCAGATGGGATTTTCAGGAGATGCATTCCTGAAAACGAG AAAAGATTGGTCAAGTAAGCTTGACGATGCCCTTTGGGCCTATCGAACGGCTTATAAAACCCCCATTGGAATGACCCCTTTTAAACTTGTCTATGGGAAATCTTGTCACCTTCCCGTTGAGCTCGAGCATAAGGCCTATTGGGCAATtagaaacctcaacttagaccccaatttagccggtgaaaaaagaaaacttcGATTAAACGagctagaagaacttaggataGATGCATATGAGAATGCCTGCATTTATAAGGAGAGAACTAAGAACtggcatgacaagaaaatcatcaagaagcacTTCAAAAGCGGTGACCTTGTGCTGCTCTTTAACTCTAGGCTAAAGCTCTTTCCAGGTAAACTACGGTCACAATGGTCCGGTCCTTTTCAAGTTCGCACGGTCTACCCTTATGGGGCGATTGAAATCTTTTCTGAAGAAACAGGATCCTTCACGGTTAATGGACAAAggcttaaaatctataataccggagaagtaaatgaagtagTGGCTGATTTCACCCTTAGTGACCCGCCttaa
- the LOC25481600 gene encoding heavy metal-associated isoprenylated plant protein 39 — MKKVLLKVDFYNDRIKQKVMKTASSLPGVESVAIDSKEKKLTLSGDIDPVKAVCKLRKLCQTEIVSIGPLKDKKKDSTNTNEVIPLQYFDTYPFYYQMTQPRYFQNYYYV; from the exons ATGAAG aaagtgtTGTTGAAAGTGGACTTTTATAATGATAGAATCAAGCAAAAAGTTATGAAGACAGCATCTAGCCTTCCAG GGGTTGAATCAGTAGCAATAGACTCGAAAGAGAAGAAATTGACATTATCGGGGGATATTGATCCAGTAAAGGCAGTGTGCAAGCTAAGAAAGTTGTGTCAAACTGAAATAGTATCGATTGGACCTTTAAAAGATAAGAAGAAGGATTCAACAAATACAAATGAAGTTATTCCACTTCAATACTTTGACACCTATCCATTTTATTATCAGATGACTCAACCAcgatattttcaaaattactaCTATGTTTGA